A stretch of DNA from Pseudonocardia hierapolitana:
CGCAGCCACGGCCGGGACTGGTTCCTCTTCGACCTGTGCGGGGTGCTCGACGGCCTGGCGTACCGCCGGTTCGTCACCGACGCCGAGGCCGGCGAACACCACGCCTGGCAGCCCCAGCGGCTCCCGTCGGACCTCGCGGACCTCGACACCCGCTTCTTCCGCTCCGACCGGACCGGCAGGCTGCAGGGAGGTCTCTTCGGGCTCGACGGCATACACCCGACGACCTGCGGGTACGGGATCGTCGCGGACGAGCTCGTCGGGGTCCTCGCGGCCGCGGGCGTCCCGGCCAAGCACGTCGACTTCGCCGAGCTGCCCAGCGAGGACACCCTCAACCAGAGGCCACCGGCGCTGATGGCGACGGCGTTCGACCTCGCGACACCGTTCCTGACGCGCCTCGTCTCGCGCGCTCGGTGAGGGTGGAGGGACCCGACGCCGAGCATCACGATCCACCACGACAACGCCCGGCTCCAGCGGCTTCCTCTACAAGCGGGGGTCCGGCTGACGAGTTCAGCCCCACACCGAACCGTCGCCGTCGCGGGCGACGACGAGTTCGGGGCGGAGCGCGCCGAAGAGCAGCGTGAGCATCAGGTCGGCGATGACGGCAGGCGGCTCCTCCTTGCGGTTGATGCTCCGCACGAGAAGCAGGTTGACGACGATGCCGCTGATCTCGTTGGCGGGCGGGTGGGAGCGCAGCTCACCGGTGGCCTGCCCGTGCTGGACGAGCAGCAGGAGTGGCACGTTGAGGGGAGCGAGGATCCGCGGGTCGGCCTCGTCATCGGGATCCGGCGCCTTCCCGGTGCGGATCGTGTAGTCGAACACGGCCGCCGTGAACGACGCCGTCAGCCCGCGGTGGTACCAGCTGAGGCGCGCCAGCGCGTTGACCTGGTCGACGAGCGCGTCGACGACGGGGCGTCCGGCGGCGATGTCCTGCTCGGCCTGGTGGACGAGGCCGCGGACGTGGGGTTCGTACACGGCGCCGAGCAGGGCGTGCTTGGTCGGGAAGTGGTTGTACGCCGTGGCCGGGCTGACCCCTGCGGCGTCGGCGATGTCCTCGATGCGCGTCGCGGCCCAGCCCCGGCGGCTGAAGGCGGAGTCGGCCGCCGCGATCAGCGCGGCGCGGGTGCGGATCCGCTTGGTCCGGGCGGCCCGGACCCGCGGGTCGGCCGGCCGCTCGTCCACGATCCACCGTCTCCCGGTCGTCCGACCACCCGTGCCGCCCCCGAACCGCGCTGACGGTACAACAGTGGATCCGCACGCCGGGCCGGTACTCGACCTTGAACTCGCCCGAGCCGAGCGGCAGCTGCCCACCCGGCCCGCGCGCGTGCCCCGGCGGGCCGGCACGCCCGCTCACGGCCGACAAGATCTCGCGGTACGAGGGACAAAGACCCGGCCCTCAGGGAATGCGGGAGTCCCACCAGGCGAGCACGCGGGTGCCGAACAGGGTGAGCCACTTCGACGGCTCTCCCGCCGGCACGTCGACCTCGAACCACACCCGGCCCGGGTGCCGGCGCGCCTGCAGCCAGGTGCCGTCCGGCTGCCTCGCAGCTCGGACGAGCTCGATCGCGTCGGCCATGCGCGGGTCGGGTGCCCTGCCGTCGAGCAGCGACGCCTCCCGGAAGTACTCGGCCGCATTCAGCACGTCGTAGGACCAGCGGAACGGATAGGCGAACCGGTCCACCCACGGTGCCACCGGCTCGCCGGTCGAGAGACGGCGGAAGAGCCCGCGGTGCAGCAGGTACTCCTCGCCGGACCGCCGGGCCGCGCGCGTGGCGTCCGTGCCCCCGGTCGCGGCGTCGTAGGCGAGCAACCCCTTGAGGGAGTTGAGCGTCGAGTGGAACGACGATCGCGTCGAGCCCTCGACCCATTCGCAGTTCCAGCCGCCGTCCGGCAGCCGGTGCTCGACGAACCAGTCGACGATGCCGCTGATCCCGGCGCCGAGCCACAAGCCGTTCTGGACGGTCCATGCGTTGATGCAGCAGTCGACCTCGCCGTCCCAGTACGGGAGGTTCTCGTACTCCCAGCGGCTGTTCTCGGCGATCAGCTCGGCCGTGCGGCGCTCCCGGAGGACGGCGGGGTCGAGGCCCCACTCGCGCAGCGAGTTGAG
This window harbors:
- a CDS encoding squalene cyclase yields the protein MGEPPEVWEETRARVATEGFGARLLALQDPDGQWAGGAFFPADFDPETGETGQPWTATTWTLNSLREWGLDPAVLRERRTAELIAENSRWEYENLPYWDGEVDCCINAWTVQNGLWLGAGISGIVDWFVEHRLPDGGWNCEWVEGSTRSSFHSTLNSLKGLLAYDAATGGTDATRAARRSGEEYLLHRGLFRRLSTGEPVAPWVDRFAYPFRWSYDVLNAAEYFREASLLDGRAPDPRMADAIELVRAARQPDGTWLQARRHPGRVWFEVDVPAGEPSKWLTLFGTRVLAWWDSRIP
- a CDS encoding TetR/AcrR family transcriptional regulator, encoding MDERPADPRVRAARTKRIRTRAALIAAADSAFSRRGWAATRIEDIADAAGVSPATAYNHFPTKHALLGAVYEPHVRGLVHQAEQDIAAGRPVVDALVDQVNALARLSWYHRGLTASFTAAVFDYTIRTGKAPDPDDEADPRILAPLNVPLLLLVQHGQATGELRSHPPANEISGIVVNLLLVRSINRKEEPPAVIADLMLTLLFGALRPELVVARDGDGSVWG